The following proteins are encoded in a genomic region of Acetobacter oryzoeni:
- a CDS encoding penicillin-binding protein activator, with amino-acid sequence MTRACSLLSGLASQGLAGKQTWRKAGLAALGITGMALAGCADQSPSAGGGVSKPVASHKIGVLLPLSGPNAGLGHELLAGAQLAVGTTASTASTGLQLDVHDTAAAGGASGAATAAVSAGDGLLLGPLTSGDTAVAAPAAQSAGIPVLAFTSDISQARSGVWIMGITPEDQVQRLVEQARQDGRRKFAALLPNNPLGHALGNGLQSACHDQGLPAPTIVYHSGTAASISQSLRDISNYDTRLQAAKGSSSEPAPYTPEAASADANAAKTADKLPSNLAAALGTDGNSAAPTDAPKAETPKLEAPPFDALLLGDTGLNLKNVIVALNETQISLPSVRIMGPGLWAAFATKLGAIKGAWYAAPDPSSRQAFVTRFMAVNHHMPKPLADLSYDAANVAKTVAQSGVAGYPASALTRPDGFSGVNGPFTLLPDGRVRRALGVFEVIGGGSPAKMQSAPAKASAISG; translated from the coding sequence ATGACGCGTGCATGTTCGCTCCTGTCTGGACTTGCCAGCCAAGGTCTGGCGGGAAAACAGACATGGCGCAAGGCCGGTCTGGCTGCGTTGGGCATAACAGGCATGGCTTTGGCTGGCTGTGCAGACCAATCTCCCTCTGCTGGCGGTGGGGTTTCCAAGCCTGTTGCCAGCCATAAAATTGGGGTTTTGTTGCCTCTGAGCGGTCCAAACGCCGGGTTGGGGCATGAATTGCTGGCAGGCGCACAGCTTGCAGTTGGCACCACGGCCTCGACAGCTTCCACAGGGCTGCAGTTGGATGTGCATGACACAGCCGCAGCCGGTGGCGCATCTGGTGCGGCAACCGCCGCAGTAAGTGCTGGAGATGGCCTGCTGCTTGGCCCGCTCACCAGTGGTGATACCGCAGTGGCCGCACCGGCTGCGCAATCTGCCGGTATTCCGGTGCTGGCTTTTACCAGTGATATTTCTCAGGCCCGTTCTGGTGTGTGGATCATGGGTATCACGCCGGAAGATCAGGTGCAGCGGCTGGTAGAACAGGCGCGGCAGGATGGGCGGCGCAAGTTTGCAGCTCTTCTGCCTAACAACCCGCTGGGCCATGCACTGGGTAATGGGTTGCAGTCTGCTTGCCATGATCAGGGGCTGCCAGCGCCCACCATTGTGTATCACTCCGGTACGGCGGCCAGCATTTCGCAGAGCCTGCGTGATATTTCCAATTACGATACGCGCCTGCAGGCTGCTAAAGGCAGCAGCAGTGAGCCTGCTCCTTACACGCCAGAAGCCGCCTCGGCAGATGCAAATGCTGCTAAAACGGCAGACAAACTGCCTTCTAATCTGGCGGCTGCATTGGGCACGGATGGCAATTCCGCTGCGCCAACAGATGCCCCCAAGGCAGAAACGCCCAAGCTGGAGGCGCCACCGTTTGATGCGCTGCTGCTGGGTGATACTGGCCTGAACCTGAAAAACGTGATTGTGGCGCTGAATGAAACCCAGATCAGCCTGCCATCCGTACGGATTATGGGGCCGGGCCTGTGGGCCGCGTTTGCCACCAAGTTGGGGGCCATTAAAGGTGCATGGTATGCTGCGCCAGATCCTTCATCCCGCCAAGCTTTTGTAACGCGCTTTATGGCAGTTAACCACCATATGCCCAAGCCCTTGGCAGATTTGTCTTACGATGCTGCCAATGTGGCCAAAACCGTGGCGCAGAGTGGTGTTGCTGGCTATCCGGCAAGTGCACTTACACGGCCAGATGGGTTTTCTGGCGTAAATGGCCCGTTCACGCTGCTGCCCGATGGGCGCGTGCGCCGCGCCTTGGGTGTGTTTGAAGTGATTGGGGGTGGTAGCCCCGCCAAAATGCAGAGCGCTCCAGCAAAGGCCAGTGCAATATCTGGCTGA
- a CDS encoding YdcF family protein, with amino-acid sequence MLFIRLSFRLILLACLAFTGGFGWFVNDALRPPGYLPHADGIVALTGGAGRIDTSLNLLARNQGEKLLISGVDTQTTLGEILPPTAPPALAERITLGYQARSTIGNATETAVWVADNHITSLIVVTASYHMRRALLELSRTLPDVTLYPYPVLPPAMEHPLHRSSLRLLALEYLKWLGALGGLTSSSLSRALHS; translated from the coding sequence ATGCTTTTCATTCGGCTTTCATTCCGGCTGATCTTATTGGCCTGCCTTGCCTTTACCGGTGGGTTTGGCTGGTTTGTAAACGATGCCCTGCGCCCGCCGGGCTATTTGCCCCATGCAGATGGCATTGTTGCCCTTACAGGTGGCGCAGGCCGCATTGACACATCGCTTAATCTGCTCGCACGCAATCAGGGTGAGAAACTGCTGATTTCGGGGGTGGATACCCAAACCACATTGGGTGAGATTTTACCGCCCACCGCCCCTCCGGCTTTGGCGGAGCGCATTACTCTGGGCTATCAGGCTCGCTCCACCATTGGCAACGCGACAGAAACAGCCGTTTGGGTTGCAGATAACCATATAACGTCGCTTATCGTTGTAACGGCCAGTTACCACATGCGCCGTGCCTTGCTGGAACTCAGCCGCACATTGCCGGATGTAACCCTGTATCCTTATCCGGTGTTGCCACCCGCCATGGAACATCCTTTGCACCGTTCCTCTTTGCGGCTTCTGGCTTTGGAGTATCTTAAATGGCTGGGCGCACTGGGGGGATTGACCTCTTCCAGCCTCAGCCGCGCCCTGCACTCCTAA
- the minC gene encoding septum site-determining protein MinC, whose amino-acid sequence MSGTHPPLPRIRMSGRSFLALTLTPEAPLEDWLVALDHQITRSVGFFAGKPVILDLSMMQADTPNLAFLLPALKERGIRVLGIENGDRSWPAVADWEWPESPVGGRSSGPITAPEEEPEGPPEPTTLLIEDPVRSGQHIVWPDGDVVILGAVASGAEVSAGGSIHVYGALRGRAIAGIGGHGNARIYTRNLAAELVAIDGFYATAEEMDPACTEKPAQVLLSGEALLFRPLP is encoded by the coding sequence TTGTCCGGCACACATCCCCCACTCCCCCGTATCCGTATGTCCGGGCGCTCTTTTCTGGCGCTCACCCTCACGCCAGAAGCCCCGCTGGAAGATTGGCTGGTGGCGCTGGATCATCAGATCACGCGGTCTGTTGGCTTTTTTGCTGGCAAGCCTGTCATTCTTGATCTGAGCATGATGCAGGCCGATACCCCCAACCTTGCCTTTTTGCTGCCAGCGCTCAAAGAACGCGGCATACGCGTGCTGGGCATAGAAAACGGTGATCGCTCATGGCCAGCCGTAGCTGATTGGGAATGGCCAGAAAGCCCGGTCGGTGGCCGTTCCTCCGGCCCCATTACCGCGCCGGAAGAAGAACCCGAAGGCCCGCCAGAACCCACAACCCTACTGATAGAAGACCCGGTGCGCTCTGGCCAGCACATTGTCTGGCCAGATGGTGATGTGGTTATTCTGGGCGCTGTGGCCTCTGGGGCGGAAGTTTCTGCCGGCGGGTCTATCCATGTTTATGGTGCCCTGCGCGGGCGGGCCATTGCAGGCATTGGCGGGCACGGCAATGCCCGCATTTATACCCGCAATCTGGCTGCCGAGCTTGTCGCCATAGATGGATTCTATGCCACGGCGGAGGAAATGGACCCCGCCTGCACAGAAAAACCCGCACAGGTTTTACTTTCGGGGGAAGCCCTTTTGTTCCGTCCGCTGCCCTAA
- a CDS encoding CarD family transcriptional regulator produces the protein MNTFRAPPKGGVTDAMARTAAAATAAQAKTKVKDEDPFEEGDAIVYAAHGVGRVDRIGVDEIAGTKLEVIQISFPGNQMTLRIPLSKARKAGLRKIVSREIVDKAMAIIKGKPHVSKGMWARRAVAYQEKINSGDLVQIAEVLRDLRRNVDSLDGSFSERKLFEAAQERFVAEVAVLENKDPTEVLESLTAVMKAA, from the coding sequence ATGAACACGTTCAGAGCACCTCCTAAAGGCGGCGTGACAGACGCCATGGCACGCACCGCTGCAGCTGCTACGGCAGCCCAGGCAAAAACAAAAGTAAAGGATGAAGATCCTTTTGAGGAAGGCGATGCCATTGTCTATGCCGCCCATGGCGTGGGGCGGGTAGACCGGATAGGGGTTGATGAAATTGCCGGAACGAAGCTGGAAGTCATCCAGATTTCCTTCCCCGGCAACCAGATGACACTGCGCATCCCGCTCAGCAAGGCCCGTAAGGCTGGCCTGCGCAAAATTGTCTCGCGCGAGATTGTGGATAAGGCCATGGCCATTATCAAGGGCAAGCCGCATGTCAGCAAAGGCATGTGGGCCCGCCGCGCCGTTGCGTATCAGGAAAAAATCAACTCGGGTGATCTGGTTCAGATTGCCGAAGTGCTGCGTGATCTGCGCCGCAATGTTGATAGTCTGGATGGCAGCTTTAGCGAACGCAAGCTGTTTGAAGCTGCGCAGGAACGTTTTGTGGCCGAGGTGGCCGTTTTGGAAAATAAAGACCCAACTGAAGTTCTGGAATCCCTGACTGCAGTTATGAAAGCTGCCTGA
- a CDS encoding BaiN/RdsA family NAD(P)/FAD-dependent oxidoreductase has protein sequence MKHQTAWHAPDVLVIGGGAAGLMAAITAGQRGCSVVVVEHGPEVGRKILISGGGRCNFTNTEMRADRFLSANRHFVKSALSRYKPEDFLALLAKHSIAWHEKKLGQLFCDHSARDIVSMLLAECAAAGVRILTDTRIRHVSRSGDAFRVESSAGEFQPKAVILASGGLSIPKLGASSFAYDVARQFDVPVIKPEPALVPLVFDQPEDGWLKTLAGVSLPVRVSCGKTAFDEALLFTHRGLSGPALLQISSYWQAGQAVKMDMLPGQDLAALLMGLKKAGSKAKAPAALARWLPQRLAATLAAQKASDRPMAEWADKDIQALAQRAQNMQLFPTGTEGFAKAEVTRGGVDTRALSSRSMQVESVPGLFMVGEAVDVTGWLGGYNFHWAWASGHAAGEAAAQFRAG, from the coding sequence TTGAAACACCAAACGGCGTGGCACGCGCCAGATGTGCTGGTTATTGGCGGCGGTGCCGCAGGGCTTATGGCCGCCATAACGGCAGGCCAGCGCGGGTGCAGCGTTGTTGTGGTGGAACATGGGCCGGAGGTAGGGCGCAAAATCCTTATTTCCGGCGGTGGGCGTTGTAATTTCACCAATACGGAAATGCGGGCAGATCGGTTTTTGTCTGCCAACCGGCATTTCGTAAAATCAGCGCTCAGCCGCTATAAGCCAGAAGATTTTCTGGCGCTTTTGGCCAAACATTCCATTGCGTGGCACGAAAAAAAGCTGGGCCAGCTTTTTTGCGATCATTCAGCGCGGGATATTGTGTCCATGCTGCTGGCAGAATGTGCTGCAGCGGGTGTGCGTATTCTTACAGACACACGTATTCGCCATGTCAGCCGCTCTGGTGATGCTTTTCGGGTCGAGAGTTCTGCAGGTGAGTTTCAGCCAAAGGCCGTTATTTTGGCCTCGGGTGGGCTTTCCATTCCCAAATTGGGAGCCAGCAGCTTTGCGTATGATGTGGCCCGGCAATTTGATGTGCCCGTTATCAAACCAGAACCCGCGCTTGTGCCACTGGTGTTTGATCAGCCTGAGGATGGCTGGTTGAAAACACTGGCAGGTGTTTCTCTGCCCGTGCGTGTAAGCTGTGGCAAAACAGCGTTTGATGAGGCCTTGCTGTTTACGCATCGGGGGCTTTCTGGCCCAGCCTTGTTGCAGATTTCCTCCTATTGGCAGGCAGGGCAGGCCGTAAAGATGGATATGCTGCCGGGGCAGGATTTGGCTGCATTGCTGATGGGGCTGAAAAAAGCTGGCTCCAAAGCCAAGGCTCCTGCAGCTTTGGCCCGATGGTTGCCCCAGCGTTTGGCGGCGACCTTGGCAGCGCAAAAGGCATCTGACCGGCCTATGGCGGAATGGGCAGATAAAGATATTCAGGCCTTGGCACAGCGTGCGCAGAATATGCAGCTTTTCCCCACAGGCACAGAAGGCTTTGCCAAAGCAGAGGTGACGCGTGGTGGGGTAGATACACGTGCGCTGTCTTCCCGCTCCATGCAGGTAGAATCTGTGCCCGGCCTGTTTATGGTGGGTGAGGCTGTAGATGTTACGGGCTGGCTGGGTGGCTATAACTTCCACTGGGCATGGGCCAGCGGCCACGCTGCGGGGGAAGCCGCAGCGCAGTTTCGCGCCGGATAG
- a CDS encoding bestrophin family protein: MIVDQRVGLRIIGKEILGVILLMAGWDLIVVVLFQVFHQEWMEQPSLPVSLIGSALALFMGFRSNSAYARWWEARTLWGAITNNCRSFGRQAGTLLGDRHDLMYAIAAYPHALRMALGKEDASADIQRLLPPYMQDAIVNYRNKPNAILYQIGLGVTEEVNKKGIDGAVHGQIDRILSDIANAQGGLERIRNTPLPMQFSALPRTLVNIFCIVLPLSMVQTLEWITPLGSSLVGCLFLVLDKSANDLQEPFSGTPHALPMATMARNIEIDVTQPTGDPTAPPLSAVNGVQY; this comes from the coding sequence ATGATTGTTGACCAAAGGGTCGGGCTACGCATTATCGGGAAAGAAATTCTAGGTGTTATCCTGCTAATGGCAGGGTGGGATTTAATTGTAGTTGTGCTTTTTCAGGTGTTCCATCAGGAATGGATGGAACAGCCCAGCCTGCCGGTTTCTCTTATTGGGTCTGCACTGGCATTGTTTATGGGGTTCCGCAGCAACAGCGCCTATGCACGCTGGTGGGAAGCCCGCACATTGTGGGGTGCCATTACCAACAACTGCCGCTCCTTTGGCCGACAGGCCGGAACATTGCTGGGAGACCGGCATGATCTGATGTACGCCATTGCCGCCTACCCCCATGCCCTGCGCATGGCTTTGGGGAAGGAAGATGCTTCGGCCGATATTCAACGCCTGCTGCCACCTTATATGCAGGATGCCATTGTTAATTACCGGAACAAGCCCAACGCCATTTTGTATCAGATTGGGCTGGGTGTGACGGAGGAAGTGAATAAAAAGGGCATTGATGGCGCAGTACATGGGCAGATAGACCGCATTTTGTCCGATATCGCCAACGCCCAAGGCGGGCTGGAGCGTATTCGCAACACACCTTTGCCCATGCAGTTTTCGGCTTTGCCACGCACATTGGTAAACATCTTTTGTATCGTGTTGCCCCTTTCCATGGTGCAGACGCTGGAATGGATTACACCGCTGGGCTCATCTCTGGTGGGGTGCCTGTTTTTGGTGCTGGATAAAAGTGCGAACGACCTGCAGGAACCTTTTTCTGGCACACCGCACGCGCTGCCCATGGCAACAATGGCACGCAATATTGAAATTGACGTTACCCAACCAACCGGAGACCCAACAGCACCGCCCCTTAGTGCTGTAAACGGCGTACAATACTGA
- a CDS encoding glutathione S-transferase family protein, translating into MLFSLWRWGRQWHKSSGMRTLFHFPLSPASRTVRLVLAEKRLPFEAIIERAWEHRPEFLAMNPAGDVPVLVEDNGLIVPDSYVICEYLEEAYSDTPLLGRTLAERVEVRRVMAWFDTLFAREVSGRFIDERVMKRLSGRGNPDGTALREAYAAMRPLMKYVNDLAENRNWLAGNFLSLADFTAAGHLSCLDFIGDIDWSKVPAVRDWYARMKSRPCFRPLLADRVSGITPPEYYTNLDF; encoded by the coding sequence ATGCTGTTTTCCCTCTGGCGCTGGGGCAGGCAATGGCATAAATCATCGGGTATGCGTACCCTCTTTCATTTTCCCCTCTCTCCTGCCAGCCGTACTGTTCGGCTTGTACTGGCGGAAAAGCGCCTGCCGTTTGAGGCCATTATTGAACGGGCATGGGAGCACCGGCCCGAATTTCTGGCCATGAACCCAGCAGGTGATGTGCCGGTTCTGGTGGAAGATAACGGGCTGATTGTGCCGGATTCGTATGTGATCTGCGAATATCTGGAAGAAGCATATTCCGATACGCCGCTGCTGGGGCGTACGCTGGCAGAACGTGTGGAAGTGCGTCGTGTGATGGCGTGGTTTGATACGCTGTTTGCGCGCGAAGTTTCTGGCCGGTTTATTGATGAACGGGTGATGAAGCGCCTGAGCGGCCGTGGTAACCCCGATGGCACCGCACTGCGTGAGGCCTATGCCGCCATGCGCCCGCTGATGAAATACGTGAACGATCTGGCAGAAAACCGGAACTGGCTTGCAGGTAATTTTCTGTCTCTGGCAGATTTTACGGCCGCCGGGCATCTGTCCTGCCTGGATTTTATTGGCGATATCGACTGGAGCAAGGTGCCTGCCGTGCGCGATTGGTACGCACGCATGAAGTCTCGCCCCTGTTTCCGTCCGCTTCTGGCCGATCGGGTTTCTGGCATAACGCCGCCTGAATATTACACTAACCTGGATTTCTGA
- a CDS encoding tetratricopeptide repeat protein produces MNTPAASASPLPDQLTFRRARAEIAAGHFNEMLAVLEPLSASDNDLAKTLYAYCLAGTDQPQKAAEILCDIASRHAGTEHPLQALSDLIAELDKRPLAEATCRAALECTPQDARIYDILGNLLVQCGQLDEAISLLRHAIELRPNSMHSHNLLAMALLEKGCFDEALAHLQDVLKTQPDHAGTLSNIGCMLAGKGRLDEALDYYRRAISLRPTEPQIRLNHSITLLKAGRYAQGWAEHEWRLRLPGHTSLPPSTLMPSLGPNTDIRGKRILITQEEGLGDTLMYLRYIKPLSDRGAIPHLWVPETLGELCKRVVGAHIVQVGGTTPPFDWHCPFISLPRVFAATSDAMGAPVPYLRADTLKVRELAQFLPENDNLNVGLVWGGAPRPNTISAHIVDRRRSLNLHTLSPLGDIEGINLISLQKGPYAEQMNDPPPNMVLYDPTHHFHNMDDTAAFIMSLDVVVTVDTSVVHLAGGLGKPVLLMDRYDNCWRWLSGRTDSPWYPTLQIIRQTTPRKWDDVIERVAEVLTILAQHKK; encoded by the coding sequence ATGAACACTCCTGCTGCTTCTGCCTCTCCCCTGCCCGATCAACTGACATTCCGGCGCGCGCGTGCAGAAATTGCTGCGGGCCATTTCAATGAAATGCTTGCCGTTCTGGAGCCATTGAGCGCAAGCGACAATGATCTGGCTAAAACCTTGTATGCGTATTGCCTTGCAGGCACAGATCAGCCGCAAAAAGCTGCAGAAATTCTGTGCGATATTGCCTCCCGTCATGCTGGCACAGAACACCCGCTACAGGCACTGAGTGATCTGATAGCAGAACTGGACAAACGCCCTCTGGCGGAAGCCACATGCCGCGCCGCCCTTGAATGCACGCCACAGGATGCCCGTATCTATGATATTCTGGGCAACCTACTGGTGCAGTGCGGGCAACTTGATGAAGCCATCAGCCTGTTACGCCATGCCATTGAGCTGCGGCCTAACAGCATGCATTCCCACAACCTACTGGCCATGGCACTGCTTGAAAAAGGCTGTTTTGATGAAGCCTTGGCTCATCTGCAAGATGTTCTCAAAACGCAGCCAGATCATGCCGGCACACTTTCCAACATCGGATGTATGCTGGCAGGCAAAGGGCGGTTGGATGAAGCGCTGGATTACTACCGCCGCGCCATTTCCCTCCGCCCTACAGAACCACAAATCCGGCTGAACCACTCCATTACGCTGCTTAAAGCCGGGCGTTATGCGCAGGGTTGGGCAGAACATGAATGGCGCTTACGCCTGCCCGGCCATACCAGCCTGCCGCCAAGCACTCTTATGCCTTCGCTTGGACCAAATACAGATATTCGGGGCAAGCGCATTCTGATTACGCAGGAAGAAGGGCTTGGCGATACCTTAATGTATCTGCGTTACATCAAGCCACTTTCAGATCGGGGGGCTATTCCGCATTTGTGGGTGCCTGAAACACTGGGAGAACTCTGTAAGCGGGTTGTTGGCGCACACATTGTGCAGGTTGGCGGCACCACGCCACCCTTTGATTGGCACTGCCCGTTTATCAGCCTGCCCCGCGTTTTTGCGGCTACATCGGATGCCATGGGGGCCCCTGTGCCCTATTTGCGCGCAGATACCCTAAAAGTGCGCGAACTGGCACAATTCCTGCCTGAAAATGATAATCTGAATGTCGGGTTGGTATGGGGCGGTGCACCACGGCCCAATACCATTTCCGCCCATATTGTTGATCGCAGACGCTCTTTAAACCTGCATACCCTCTCGCCTCTAGGGGATATAGAAGGCATCAATCTCATCAGCTTGCAAAAAGGCCCCTATGCCGAGCAGATGAATGATCCACCACCCAACATGGTGTTGTATGATCCCACACACCACTTCCATAATATGGATGACACCGCGGCCTTCATCATGTCTCTTGATGTTGTGGTTACGGTAGATACATCTGTGGTGCATCTGGCTGGTGGGTTGGGCAAACCGGTTTTGCTGATGGATCGGTACGATAACTGCTGGCGCTGGCTCAGTGGGCGCACAGATAGTCCGTGGTACCCGACCTTGCAGATTATCCGTCAAACCACCCCGCGAAAGTGGGATGATGTGATAGAACGCGTTGCCGAGGTTTTAACCATTCTGGCACAGCACAAAAAATAA
- the rsmI gene encoding 16S rRNA (cytidine(1402)-2'-O)-methyltransferase: protein MHASSSRSSSTNNRPDEHRDRTFPLHSEGKPPSHAPSSPGLTLVATPIGNLGDFSPRGAQALASADLILCEDTRTTARLLTERSISARTEALHEHNERQRIPGLIARLQDGANIALVSDAGMPLLSDPGFRLVRAAIEANVPVTVVPGPNAALTALVLSGLPPHPFMFIGFPPPRSSARKESFAKLHAAERAGLSATLIWHEAPHRLAETLADMAEIFGPTRPCAVARELTKKFEEVRRDTVGELAAFYATTPPRGEITVLLGPAEPEQTSEDDLDTTLRSLLETHSVKDAAALAATAAGLPKRTVYTRALELAAEIKAAKS, encoded by the coding sequence ATGCACGCGTCATCATCAAGATCGTCCTCCACAAACAACCGGCCTGATGAACACCGCGACCGGACTTTCCCCCTGCATAGCGAAGGAAAGCCGCCAAGTCATGCGCCTTCTTCCCCCGGCCTTACGCTGGTTGCCACACCCATTGGCAATCTGGGGGACTTCAGCCCACGTGGTGCTCAAGCTCTTGCAAGTGCGGATCTGATTCTGTGCGAAGATACGCGCACCACAGCCCGGCTGCTGACAGAACGCAGTATTTCTGCCCGCACAGAAGCCCTGCATGAACATAATGAACGTCAGCGTATTCCCGGCCTGATTGCCCGCTTGCAGGATGGGGCCAATATTGCGCTGGTTTCTGATGCAGGTATGCCTCTGTTGTCCGACCCCGGCTTTCGCCTTGTGCGGGCCGCCATAGAAGCCAACGTGCCGGTTACGGTCGTGCCCGGCCCTAACGCAGCACTTACAGCGCTTGTGCTTTCTGGCCTGCCGCCGCATCCGTTCATGTTTATTGGCTTTCCGCCCCCGCGCTCATCAGCCCGCAAGGAAAGTTTTGCCAAGCTGCATGCGGCCGAACGTGCTGGCCTGAGCGCCACCCTGATCTGGCACGAAGCCCCGCACAGGCTGGCTGAAACTCTAGCCGATATGGCGGAAATTTTTGGCCCCACACGTCCCTGTGCCGTAGCGCGGGAATTGACCAAGAAGTTTGAAGAAGTACGGCGTGATACCGTAGGTGAACTGGCCGCTTTTTACGCCACCACTCCACCGCGCGGAGAAATAACCGTATTGCTTGGCCCAGCCGAGCCAGAACAGACATCTGAAGATGATCTGGACACCACCCTACGCAGCCTGCTGGAAACACATTCTGTTAAAGATGCCGCAGCATTGGCGGCAACGGCAGCGGGCTTACCAAAGCGCACTGTTTACACACGCGCTCTGGAACTGGCTGCCGAAATTAAGGCTGCAAAAAGCTAA
- the minD gene encoding septum site-determining protein MinD, with amino-acid sequence MAKVLVVTSGKGGVGKTTTSAALGAALAKTGQKVVLVDFDVGLRNLDLVMGAERRVVFDLINVIQGDANLAQALIKDKRIDTLSLLPASQTRDKDALTTEGVAKVIEELRKKFDWVICDSPAGIERGAQMAMHHADMAVIVTNPEVSSVRDSDRMIGMLDSTTEKAKSGKKIEKHLLLTRYDPQRAARGDMLATDDVLEILSIPLLGIIPESPDVLKASNVGAPVTIAEPESAPARAYAEAARRLLGEKVEVTIPTERKGLFDWLFKRRVS; translated from the coding sequence ATGGCAAAGGTTCTGGTCGTCACGTCAGGCAAAGGTGGTGTGGGTAAAACTACAACCTCCGCAGCCTTGGGAGCCGCACTGGCCAAAACCGGCCAGAAAGTTGTGCTGGTAGATTTTGACGTCGGGCTGCGTAATCTTGATCTGGTTATGGGGGCAGAACGCCGCGTGGTGTTTGACCTGATTAACGTTATTCAGGGTGACGCCAATCTGGCACAGGCGCTTATCAAGGATAAGCGGATTGATACCCTCTCCCTTCTCCCGGCCTCCCAGACGCGGGATAAAGATGCCCTGACAACAGAGGGCGTTGCCAAGGTTATTGAAGAACTCCGCAAAAAGTTTGACTGGGTGATCTGTGATAGCCCCGCAGGTATTGAACGCGGCGCGCAAATGGCCATGCACCATGCAGATATGGCTGTTATTGTCACCAACCCGGAAGTTTCCTCTGTGCGAGACAGTGATCGCATGATCGGCATGCTGGACAGCACAACGGAAAAAGCCAAAAGCGGCAAAAAAATTGAAAAACACCTGCTGCTGACACGTTATGACCCCCAGCGCGCCGCACGCGGTGACATGCTGGCTACGGATGACGTGCTTGAAATTCTTTCCATTCCACTGCTTGGCATTATTCCAGAAAGCCCGGATGTTCTGAAAGCATCCAACGTGGGTGCCCCTGTTACCATTGCTGAACCGGAAAGCGCCCCAGCCCGCGCCTATGCAGAAGCAGCGCGCCGCCTGTTGGGTGAAAAAGTGGAAGTTACCATTCCAACTGAACGCAAAGGCCTGTTTGACTGGCTGTTCAAACGGAGAGTCTCATGA
- the fghA gene encoding S-formylglutathione hydrolase: MATQPTGLKLREEHLCHGGKIQFYEHFSHTLGLSARFGVFLPPTACAGQKVPVVYALAGLTCTEETFLIKSTALAEAARLGLALVAPDTSPRGAGVPEEDKDWDLGTGAGFYLDATQQPWCKHYRMGSYIAQELPEIVEQALPLDSARRGIMGHSMGGHGALIHGLRAPTFWKSISAFAPIVHPAVVPWGQKAFTAYLGPDQATWRAYDAVSLLEDGYKHPNTILVDQGEADQFLQRELQPWHLQHAAEQAGQKLNLRQHAGYDHSYWFVQSFVADHLRYHAANLKAG, from the coding sequence ATGGCAACACAACCAACCGGCTTGAAACTGCGTGAAGAGCATCTGTGCCATGGTGGCAAGATACAGTTTTACGAGCACTTTTCTCATACTCTGGGGCTTTCAGCCCGGTTTGGTGTGTTCCTGCCGCCAACAGCCTGTGCCGGGCAAAAGGTGCCTGTTGTGTATGCGCTGGCCGGCCTTACCTGCACAGAAGAAACATTCCTTATCAAATCCACAGCCTTGGCGGAGGCGGCACGTTTGGGGCTGGCATTGGTGGCGCCAGATACATCGCCACGCGGCGCAGGTGTGCCGGAAGAAGATAAGGATTGGGATTTAGGCACAGGTGCCGGGTTTTATCTGGATGCCACGCAGCAGCCTTGGTGCAAACACTACCGCATGGGCAGTTATATCGCGCAGGAATTGCCAGAAATTGTAGAACAGGCCTTGCCGTTGGATAGTGCGCGGCGTGGCATTATGGGCCATTCCATGGGCGGGCATGGGGCGCTGATACATGGCTTGCGTGCGCCAACATTCTGGAAATCCATATCCGCTTTTGCGCCTATTGTGCATCCGGCCGTAGTGCCGTGGGGGCAAAAGGCATTTACCGCGTATCTGGGGCCAGATCAGGCCACTTGGCGCGCGTATGATGCGGTGAGCTTGTTAGAAGATGGTTACAAACACCCCAACACCATTCTGGTTGATCAGGGTGAGGCTGACCAGTTTTTGCAACGCGAGCTTCAGCCATGGCACTTGCAACACGCAGCGGAGCAGGCTGGGCAAAAGCTGAACCTACGCCAGCACGCGGGGTATGATCATTCCTACTGGTTTGTGCAAAGCTTTGTGGCCGACCATTTGCGCTACCATGCGGCGAACCTAAAGGCAGGCTGA